From a single Lolium rigidum isolate FL_2022 chromosome 7, APGP_CSIRO_Lrig_0.1, whole genome shotgun sequence genomic region:
- the LOC124672872 gene encoding scarecrow-like protein 33: MADTQDKLFAIVEPAPLSPSLFLDCSSTTHGDSQKTQDELALAYISQMLMEEDVPVDKFFYRYPDHPMVLQAEQPFAEILSASGTTSSDAQDPSTLLSSRMVSGFLSAEVHNPTFLNGTVTAAEEPSSSSTSMGMLSSMAFLKGMEEANRFLPTQNGFMDSRWHKNRFDDLDGETVPRMGRSSKQIVPVHTGSEKEHTTVEMSDNLLTPDGYGMHLKERGDKAAQQSICRKVPLVRRGATQMMVADLETLLIRCAEAVATIDRRRAGDLLELIKRNSLPTGDATQRLAHYFAEGLEARLAGTGWQLYHSITVATHANIMEFLKGYHLYMATCCFLKVSIHFSNKNIYNAVAGRKKLHIVHYGVNDGFQWPELLRWLAEREGGPPEVRFTGITSPQPGLCPVKHAEESKHMLSHCASQLGVPFKFRAIIAKLEVIRAEDLDIDPDEVLVVNNLFHFRTLMDEGLTFDMVNPRDLVLNTVRKMKPSVFVHATINGPYSSALFKTRFHQALSNFTAQFDMMATTMPRERDSSKRLLLERKVLGRRAVNIIACEGADRVERPQNYKEWQTQNQRAGLRQLPLDRGIVEILKDQVKEQYHRHFIVNEDGRWLLLGWKGRVLYALSTWAADDANGSQPA; this comes from the coding sequence ATGGCTGACACCCAGGACAAGCTGTTTGCAATTGTCGAGCCTGCACCACTGTCTCCTTCCCTCTTCCTCGACTGTTCCTCGACAACCCATGGCGATTCACAGAAGACGCAGGACGAACTGGCCCTGGCATACATCTCACAGATGCTCATGGAGGAGGACGTTCCTGTCGACAAGTTCTTTTACCGATACCCTGACCACCCAATGGTCCTGCAGGCCGAGCAGCCCTTCGCCGAGATCCTCTCTGCTTCCGGTACCACCTCATCTGATGCCCAGGATCCCTCCACCTTGCTTTCCAGCCGCATGGTTTCTGGGTTCTTATCTGCCGAGGTACACAATCCTACCTTCTTGAATGGCACAGTCACCGCGGCGGAGGAGCCCAGCAGTAGCAGCACCAGCATGGGCATGCTGTCGAGCATGGCTTTTCTCAAAGGCATGGAGGAAGCCAACAGGTTCTTACCCACACAAAACGGGTTCATGGATAGTAGATGGCATAAGAACAGGTTTGACGACTTGGATGGTGAGACAGTGCCGCGCATGGGCAGGAGCAGCAAGCAAATAGTGCCTGTGCATACTGGCTCAGAGAAGGAACACACCACGGTTGAGATGTCAGACAACCTGCTCACCCCTGATGGCTACGGCATGCACCTCAAGGAGAGGGGCGACAAGGCGGCGCAGCAGAGCATTTGCAGGAAGGTGCCGCTTGTGAGGCGTGGTGCAACGCAGATGATGGTGGCTGACCTGGAAACGCTGCTGATCCGCTGCGCTGAGGCGGTGGCTACCATCGACCGGCGCAGAGCGGGCGATCTTCtggagctgatcaagaggaactcATTGCCGACGGGGGACGCGACGCAGCGGCTGGCGCATTACTTTGCCGAGGGGCTGGAGGCACGGCTGGCAGGCACAGGTTGGCAACTCTACCACTCAATCACCGTGGCGACGCACGCCAACATCATGGAGTTCCTCAAGGGCTACCACCTGTACATGGCCACCTGCTGTTTCCTGAAGGTGTCCATCCACTTCTCCAACAAGAACATCTACAATGCAGTGGCGGGGAGAAAGAAGCTGCACATTGTGCACTACGGCGTCAACGACGGGTTCCAGTGGCCGGAGCTACTCCGGTGGCTAGCAGAAAGGGAGGGTGGGCCACCGGAGGTGAGGTTTACCGGAATCACTAGCCCACAGCCCGGGTTGTGTCCGGTCAAGCATGCCGAGGAGTCGAAACACATGCTCAGCCACTGCGCAAGCCAGTTAGGCGTCCCATTCAAGTTCCGTGCTATAATAGCCAAGTTAGAGGTCATCCGCGCCGAGGACCTCGACATTGATCCTGATGAGGTGCTCGTCGTGAACAACCTTTTCCATTTTAGGACCTTGATGGACGAAGGCCTCACCTTCGACATGGTAAACCCAAGGGACTTGGTGCTCAACACTGTCAGGAAGATGAAACCATCCGTGTTCGTCCACGCCACCATAAACGGACCTTACAGCTCTGCACTCTTCAAGACTCGTTTCCACCAAGCGCTCTCCAACTTCACAGCACAGTTTGACATGATGGCAACCACCATGCCGCGGGAGCGGGACAGCAGCAAGAGGTTACTGCTTGAGCGCAAAGTATTGGGCCGGCGCGCAGTGAATATCATTGCCTGCGAGGGCGCTGACCGGGTGGAGCGCCCTCAGAACTACAAGGAATGGCAGACACAAAACCAGCGAGCGGGCCTGAGGCAACTGCCGTTGGACCGTGGCATTGTTGAGATACTCAAGGACCAAGTGAAGGAGCAGTACCACAGGCATTTCATAGTCAATGAGGACGGCCGCTGGCTTCTGCTGGGATGGAAAGGCAGGGTGCTCTACGCCCTCTCGACATGGGCAGCTGATGATGCTAATGGCTCCCAACCCGCGTAG